Proteins from one Chromatiales bacterium genomic window:
- the hrpB gene encoding ATP-dependent helicase HrpB, which produces MNVPAQPTLPITTALPELAAALSRTGLAVLQAPPGAGKSTGVPLALLDAPWLAGQRMLVLEPRRLAARAVANRMASLLGESVGETVGYRMRLDTKVGPRTRIEVVTEGILTRQLQRDPALEGVGLVIFDEFHERSLQADLGLALTLDARRQLRPQLRLLVMSATLDGAAVASLLDDAPLIASPGLSFPVETRYAERDSSDYLDRQVAAAIHRALRDDAGDLLVFLPGAGEIRRVESLLSGNIDAQLHPLYGDLPREAQDRAIQPAPAGQRKVVLATNIAETSLTIEGVRVVIDTGLERRNQFDPRSGMNRLETVQISLASADQRRGRAGRLAPGVCYRLWTEARQRSLAAHTPAEIVSADLASLALELACWGTHDAAELSWLTPPPAGPLAQARELLQTLGALDGEERITAHGREMHRLGTHPRLAHLLLCAQAAGIASTGCALAALLGERDILRTRPNERDADLRTRLELIARQADGIGHPDADRHALRQVQRSAESLARQLGLRGQPAAMDVHEAGWLLASAYPDRIGRARTPGSGRYQLSNGRGAFFAEPQSLASSQFLVVAELDAGEREARIFSAVPLRLNDIEQHFGDAIQNTERVYWDEREQAVLARRQQNLGQLILSDVIWPDPDRAQIGVAMLEGIRSMGLDSLPWNTELRQWQARVCLSRDAQPDTTPPWPDVSDATLLATLESWLLPWLDGISRRTHLARLDLRAALYSLLNWQQQQRLDEFAPTHLVVPSGSRIAIDYLDGPIPSLSVRLQEVFGLRETPRVAGGRIGVLLKLLSPARRPVQVTRDLESFWKITYHEVRKELKGRYPKHYWPEDPHQAEPTRRARPPSRGRN; this is translated from the coding sequence ATAAATGTCCCCGCACAGCCTACTCTGCCCATCACCACCGCACTCCCCGAGCTCGCGGCAGCCCTGTCGCGCACCGGTCTCGCCGTCCTGCAGGCGCCACCCGGTGCGGGCAAGAGCACCGGCGTGCCGCTTGCGCTGCTCGATGCGCCGTGGCTTGCCGGTCAGCGGATGCTGGTGCTCGAACCACGGCGGCTGGCGGCGCGCGCGGTGGCGAACCGCATGGCAAGCCTGCTCGGTGAAAGCGTGGGCGAAACGGTCGGTTACCGGATGCGGCTGGATACCAAAGTCGGTCCACGCACGCGCATCGAAGTCGTCACCGAGGGCATCCTGACCCGGCAACTGCAGCGCGACCCGGCGCTCGAGGGCGTGGGCCTGGTGATCTTCGACGAGTTTCACGAACGCAGCCTGCAGGCGGACCTCGGTCTCGCACTGACGCTGGATGCGCGCCGCCAATTGCGGCCACAGCTGCGCCTGCTGGTGATGTCGGCCACGCTGGATGGTGCGGCGGTCGCAAGCCTGCTCGACGATGCACCGCTGATCGCTTCGCCGGGCCTCTCCTTTCCGGTTGAAACGCGCTACGCCGAACGCGACAGCAGTGACTACCTCGACCGCCAGGTCGCGGCAGCGATCCATCGCGCGCTGCGCGACGATGCAGGCGACCTGCTGGTATTCCTGCCCGGTGCTGGCGAAATCCGGCGCGTGGAAAGCCTGCTCAGTGGCAACATCGATGCACAGCTGCACCCGCTCTACGGCGACCTGCCCCGCGAAGCACAGGACCGGGCAATCCAGCCGGCGCCGGCCGGACAGCGCAAGGTGGTACTCGCCACCAACATCGCGGAGACCAGCCTGACCATCGAAGGCGTGCGCGTGGTGATCGACACCGGCCTCGAACGCCGCAACCAGTTCGACCCGCGCAGCGGCATGAACCGGCTGGAAACCGTGCAGATCTCGCTGGCCTCGGCCGATCAGCGGCGCGGCCGCGCCGGACGACTGGCGCCCGGTGTGTGCTACCGGCTGTGGACCGAAGCACGGCAGCGCAGCCTTGCCGCGCACACGCCGGCCGAGATCGTCAGCGCAGATCTCGCATCGCTGGCGCTGGAACTCGCCTGCTGGGGCACACACGACGCAGCCGAACTGTCCTGGCTGACGCCGCCGCCGGCGGGCCCACTGGCACAGGCCCGCGAACTGCTGCAAACACTCGGCGCGCTGGACGGCGAGGAACGCATCACGGCACACGGTCGGGAGATGCACCGGCTCGGCACGCATCCGCGCCTCGCGCATCTGCTGCTGTGCGCGCAGGCAGCCGGCATAGCCAGCACCGGTTGCGCACTGGCCGCACTGCTCGGTGAGCGCGACATTTTGCGCACGCGACCGAATGAACGCGACGCCGATCTGCGCACGCGGCTGGAACTCATCGCACGCCAGGCGGATGGCATCGGGCACCCGGATGCCGACCGGCACGCGCTCCGCCAGGTACAGCGCAGTGCCGAGAGCCTTGCCCGTCAGCTCGGGCTGCGTGGCCAGCCCGCAGCCATGGACGTGCATGAAGCCGGCTGGCTGCTGGCCAGCGCTTATCCCGATCGCATCGGCCGCGCACGCACGCCGGGCTCGGGCCGCTATCAGCTCAGCAACGGGCGCGGCGCCTTCTTCGCCGAACCACAGTCGCTGGCGAGCAGCCAGTTTCTGGTGGTTGCGGAACTCGATGCCGGCGAACGCGAGGCGCGGATCTTCAGCGCCGTGCCGCTCCGCCTGAACGATATCGAGCAGCACTTCGGTGATGCGATACAGAACACCGAACGCGTGTACTGGGACGAGCGCGAGCAGGCGGTGCTCGCGCGGCGGCAGCAAAATCTCGGCCAGCTGATCCTGAGCGATGTGATCTGGCCGGATCCGGATCGTGCGCAAATCGGCGTCGCGATGCTCGAAGGCATCCGCAGCATGGGACTCGATTCCCTGCCCTGGAATACGGAACTCCGGCAGTGGCAGGCGCGCGTCTGCCTGAGTCGGGATGCACAGCCGGATACGACGCCGCCGTGGCCGGATGTCAGCGATGCAACACTGCTCGCCACACTCGAAAGCTGGCTGCTGCCGTGGCTCGATGGTATTTCCCGGCGCACGCACCTTGCGCGTCTCGATCTGCGTGCAGCCCTTTACAGCCTGCTGAACTGGCAACAGCAGCAACGGCTTGATGAATTCGCACCCACCCATCTCGTGGTACCGAGCGGCTCGAGAATCGCCATCGACTACCTGGATGGGCCGATACCCAGCCTGTCGGTGCGCCTGCAGGAAGTCTTCGGCCTGCGCGAAACCCCACGCGTCGCTGGCGGACGGATCGGCGTGCTGCTCAAGCTGCTGTCACCGGCACGCCGGCCGGTGCAGGTCACGCGCGACCTCGAGAGTTTCTGGAAAATCACCTACCACGAGGTGCGCAAGGAACTGAAAGGCCGCTACCCGAAACACTATTGGCCCGAAGATCCACACCAGGCCGAACCCACGCGGCGCGCACGGCCACCATCTCGAGGTCGAAACTGA
- a CDS encoding DUF1838 family protein, with product MDSNWMNKPHTRRDALGSMLMAGSMAGGGLLLSACAGSGGLQKAKAERVPVDLKDPAQSLRTFIKLTGDLDPVKETPGWFGGTIFGDTQRNRPLMPLIGVEGFGVVRTEVQPDGSFKVFNRECAFYKDLKTGEFIDKWTNPYTKEVCDVKPIHNLTVNAHLIVSEKFGTAIEMDFDGKLMAVPLRLGWETFGDKLFSTFEVHTAFPSELTPEKWPRESAGKVLRIAEIFQRFASLAEVENPATTSADYSGTWTRVGPWLPWMRQGQADGSLLFRTFMTKLSGIDQLPAGLRRITEERLPEFFQAPPASSWGSKNDSSFSVYAKESTPLPPK from the coding sequence ATGGACAGCAACTGGATGAACAAGCCGCACACCCGGCGTGACGCGCTGGGCTCGATGCTGATGGCCGGCAGCATGGCCGGGGGCGGGTTGCTGCTGAGTGCCTGCGCGGGGTCGGGCGGTCTGCAGAAGGCGAAAGCGGAGCGTGTGCCGGTGGATCTGAAGGATCCGGCACAGAGCCTGCGCACCTTCATCAAGTTGACCGGGGACCTGGATCCGGTGAAGGAAACCCCGGGCTGGTTTGGTGGCACGATCTTCGGTGACACGCAGCGCAACCGGCCGCTGATGCCGCTGATCGGCGTGGAGGGTTTCGGGGTGGTGCGCACCGAGGTACAGCCGGACGGCTCCTTCAAGGTGTTCAACCGCGAATGCGCTTTCTACAAGGACCTAAAGACGGGCGAGTTCATCGACAAGTGGACCAATCCGTACACGAAGGAAGTCTGCGATGTGAAGCCGATTCACAACCTTACGGTGAACGCACACCTGATCGTCAGCGAGAAGTTCGGTACCGCGATTGAAATGGACTTCGACGGCAAGCTGATGGCGGTCCCGCTGCGGCTCGGCTGGGAGACTTTCGGCGACAAGCTGTTCTCGACCTTCGAGGTACACACGGCATTCCCGAGTGAACTGACGCCAGAGAAGTGGCCGCGCGAGTCCGCCGGCAAGGTGTTGCGCATCGCCGAAATATTCCAGCGCTTCGCCAGTCTTGCCGAGGTGGAGAATCCGGCCACGACGAGTGCCGACTACTCCGGTACCTGGACGCGTGTCGGCCCATGGTTGCCGTGGATGCGCCAGGGGCAGGCCGATGGCTCACTGCTGTTTCGCACCTTCATGACCAAGCTGTCCGGCATCGACCAGTTGCCGGCCGGCCTGCGCAGGATCACCGAGGAACGCCTGCCCGAATTCTTCCAGGCACCGCCGGCAAGCAGTTGGGGCAGCAAGAATGACTCGAGCTTCAGCGTGTATGCGAAGGAGAGCACGCCGCTGCCGCCGAAGTAG
- a CDS encoding AbrB/MazE/SpoVT family DNA-binding domain-containing protein yields the protein MKTAKVFKHGNSQAVRLPKEFRLSEDEVEIRREGEAIVLLPKLSARWRHVRACLGKFKGEFERKQPLKPEQRDW from the coding sequence ATGAAAACTGCAAAGGTCTTTAAACATGGCAATAGTCAGGCGGTGCGTCTCCCTAAGGAATTTCGCCTCTCGGAGGATGAAGTCGAAATTCGCCGCGAAGGTGAAGCCATTGTGCTGCTGCCAAAATTGTCAGCCCGCTGGCGCCATGTACGTGCCTGTCTGGGAAAATTCAAAGGTGAGTTTGAACGCAAGCAACCCCTGAAGCCTGAGCAGCGCGATTGGTAA
- a CDS encoding symmetrical bis(5'-nucleosyl)-tetraphosphatase — protein MAIYAVGDVQGCCDELEALIHNLHIDPRQDELLFVGDLVNRGPKSLQTLRLVRSLGSQATVVLGNHDLHLIALAFGNQARAKDRELRDILQAPDGEELVSWLRNRPMAVYRPELNTLLVHAGVPPQWDPLLTIKLAREVEQTLRGPGCANFMRGLYGDEPARWSPTLTGQDRLRFITNGLTRIRYCRADGSLDLVENGPPGTQPAELIPWFDLPGRQTAMVRIVFGHWASLGLLQRDKLLGIDTGCVWGRRLTAVRLDGPAKTVSVPRGAD, from the coding sequence ATGGCGATTTATGCAGTCGGCGATGTCCAGGGTTGCTGTGACGAACTCGAAGCGCTGATCCACAACCTGCACATCGACCCCCGGCAGGATGAACTGCTGTTCGTCGGCGACCTGGTCAATCGCGGCCCGAAGTCGCTGCAGACCCTGCGCCTGGTGCGGTCGCTCGGCAGCCAGGCCACCGTGGTACTCGGCAACCATGATTTGCATCTGATCGCGCTGGCCTTCGGCAACCAGGCGCGCGCCAAAGACCGGGAACTCAGGGACATTCTCCAGGCGCCGGATGGCGAGGAACTCGTAAGCTGGCTGCGCAATCGGCCGATGGCGGTTTACAGACCGGAACTCAATACCCTGCTGGTACATGCCGGCGTACCACCGCAATGGGATCCGCTGCTCACCATCAAGCTGGCCCGCGAAGTGGAACAGACCCTGCGCGGCCCGGGCTGCGCGAACTTCATGCGCGGCCTGTACGGCGACGAGCCGGCGCGCTGGTCACCAACCCTGACCGGCCAGGATCGCCTGCGCTTCATCACCAACGGCCTGACCCGCATCCGTTACTGCCGTGCAGACGGCAGCCTCGATCTCGTCGAGAATGGTCCGCCCGGCACACAGCCTGCGGAACTCATCCCGTGGTTCGATCTGCCCGGCCGACAGACTGCGATGGTGCGCATCGTGTTTGGCCACTGGGCTTCGCTCGGACTCCTGCAGCGTGACAAGCTGCTCGGCATCGATACCGGCTGCGTATGGGGACGCAGGCTCACGGCTGTGCGGCTCGACGGGCCGGCAAAAACCGTCAGCGTGCCGCGTGGCGCGGATTGA
- a CDS encoding XRE family transcriptional regulator has translation MVQSKPKQAKVEWGSGNVFADLGLPGAGELQHKARLGVLIHQSIREQGLSQIQAARVLGVNQPKISALMNGKMDGFSLERLLTFLNALGHDVKLTIGRRTTSHKAGRLLIAAAEPYSSARQRDRH, from the coding sequence ATGGTCCAATCGAAACCCAAGCAAGCCAAAGTCGAGTGGGGATCGGGCAATGTCTTTGCCGATCTGGGGCTGCCTGGCGCAGGCGAACTGCAGCATAAAGCGCGACTCGGTGTACTGATCCATCAGTCGATCCGTGAGCAGGGCCTGTCGCAAATCCAGGCAGCTCGCGTACTCGGGGTCAATCAGCCAAAGATCTCGGCATTGATGAACGGCAAAATGGACGGATTCTCACTGGAGCGATTGTTGACTTTCCTGAATGCACTGGGCCACGACGTGAAACTGACTATCGGGCGTCGGACTACATCGCACAAAGCGGGACGACTGCTTATCGCCGCTGCGGAGCCTTATAGCAGCGCACGGCAACGAGATCGGCACTGA
- a CDS encoding type II toxin-antitoxin system VapC family toxin, whose translation MIVVDSNVVVYLYLPTELTSHAEKLLGVDPEWVAPRLWRSEMRNVLGLYIRKKAITLEQAYRIQASAEALLADREFDVPSHDVLRLVSQSPCSAYDCEFVALARRLGTKLVTADQKILKAFADTAVSLTVAA comes from the coding sequence GTGATCGTCGTTGACAGCAATGTAGTGGTATATCTATACCTGCCCACGGAACTGACCTCGCATGCTGAAAAACTGCTGGGCGTCGACCCGGAGTGGGTAGCTCCGAGGCTATGGCGCAGTGAAATGCGCAACGTGCTCGGCCTGTATATCCGGAAAAAAGCCATTACGCTCGAGCAGGCTTACCGCATACAGGCATCAGCAGAAGCCCTGCTTGCCGATCGCGAATTCGACGTGCCGTCTCACGATGTACTGCGCCTGGTGAGCCAGAGTCCCTGCTCCGCATATGACTGCGAATTCGTTGCTCTCGCCAGGCGACTGGGCACGAAACTGGTCACTGCCGACCAGAAGATCCTGAAAGCCTTTGCTGATACGGCCGTATCGCTGACAGTCGCCGCCTGA
- a CDS encoding LLM class flavin-dependent oxidoreductase, which translates to MKIDVLLEPDQTPDQLVELAKLCERAGIQTMWLQNYLSSPDAFLSLVPAILATSKVRLGVCIVSSYEMHPVKMANALFTLNEYAKGRAGLVIGGGGEWMLRLGMKADKRVTAVRESIEIIKQASAGKPLAYHGKVFKVFGYQPKYATQAAPLVYAGANREQMLRATVAAGDGVMYSDMPRGLVQKTTDAVREVLQAAGRPVEGYRISNIWAWHFKRNREDALREARRELLLRGWLEPWYLESFLSEDEADFVVQNKGAFFKAYLGRSGVVDGVPEELVNRLVDNLSLTGSIDELPSKLPELDAFGAAGVNELCFRLHDNPAEAISLIGEHVVPKYAS; encoded by the coding sequence ATGAAAATCGATGTGCTGCTTGAGCCGGACCAGACGCCTGACCAGCTCGTCGAGCTGGCGAAACTCTGCGAGCGGGCTGGTATCCAGACCATGTGGCTGCAGAACTACCTGTCGAGCCCCGATGCCTTCCTGTCGCTGGTGCCGGCAATCCTTGCCACCAGCAAGGTCCGGCTTGGTGTCTGCATCGTCAGTTCCTACGAGATGCACCCGGTCAAGATGGCCAACGCGCTCTTCACCCTGAACGAATATGCCAAGGGCCGGGCCGGGCTTGTCATCGGTGGTGGTGGCGAGTGGATGCTGCGCCTGGGCATGAAGGCCGACAAGCGGGTTACCGCCGTGCGCGAGTCGATCGAGATCATCAAGCAGGCCTCGGCCGGCAAGCCGCTCGCCTATCATGGCAAGGTATTCAAGGTGTTCGGTTACCAGCCGAAGTACGCCACCCAGGCTGCGCCGCTGGTGTATGCCGGCGCCAACCGCGAACAGATGCTGCGCGCGACGGTCGCGGCCGGTGACGGAGTGATGTACAGCGACATGCCGCGAGGCCTCGTGCAGAAGACCACGGATGCCGTGCGCGAAGTGCTGCAGGCGGCGGGACGGCCCGTCGAGGGATACCGTATCAGCAATATCTGGGCCTGGCACTTCAAGCGGAATCGCGAGGACGCGCTGCGTGAGGCGCGGCGCGAACTCTTGCTGCGTGGCTGGCTCGAGCCCTGGTACCTGGAGTCATTCCTGAGCGAGGATGAAGCCGATTTCGTCGTGCAGAACAAGGGCGCCTTTTTCAAGGCCTACCTCGGCCGCAGCGGCGTCGTCGACGGGGTGCCGGAAGAACTGGTCAACCGGCTGGTCGATAACCTGAGCCTGACCGGCAGCATCGACGAACTGCCGTCGAAGCTGCCCGAACTGGATGCCTTCGGTGCTGCCGGCGTCAACGAGCTCTGCTTCCGCCTGCACGACAATCCGGCCGAGGCGATCAGCCTGATCGGCGAGCACGTGGTGCCGAAGTACGCTTCGTAG
- a CDS encoding sel1 repeat family protein, which produces MSRRYNVAGMDKLLESASAGDALAQYELALGYDNTEGEGRDPAAAARWYRLAAGQGHADAQLHLGLMYDSGDGVVQDEAVAADWYRRAAEQGNADAQVNLGLMYLNGSGVAQNDAAALQCFRLAAKLNHPKAQFNLGALLYNGTAGEPDLGEVCQWWTLAAMQGHPSAQQNLEILTGKLSREQLARSQAAVAEFMHRLSV; this is translated from the coding sequence GTGAGTCGTCGCTACAATGTTGCCGGTATGGACAAGCTGCTTGAATCCGCCTCGGCCGGCGACGCGCTGGCGCAGTACGAACTGGCGCTCGGATACGACAACACGGAGGGCGAGGGCCGCGACCCGGCAGCCGCCGCCCGCTGGTACCGGTTGGCCGCCGGCCAGGGGCATGCGGATGCGCAGCTGCATCTCGGCCTGATGTACGACAGCGGCGACGGCGTGGTGCAGGACGAGGCCGTCGCCGCGGATTGGTACCGGCGCGCGGCGGAGCAGGGAAATGCCGATGCGCAGGTCAACCTGGGCTTGATGTATCTCAATGGCTCGGGTGTTGCGCAGAACGACGCTGCGGCCCTGCAGTGTTTCCGCCTGGCAGCGAAGCTGAATCACCCCAAGGCACAGTTCAATCTCGGTGCGCTGCTGTACAACGGTACCGCGGGAGAGCCGGACCTGGGCGAGGTTTGCCAATGGTGGACGCTGGCAGCAATGCAGGGACATCCTTCGGCGCAACAGAACCTGGAAATCCTCACCGGCAAACTGTCGCGGGAACAGCTCGCGCGGAGCCAGGCTGCCGTGGCGGAGTTCATGCATCGGCTGTCGGTGTAG
- a CDS encoding Arc family DNA-binding protein has product MAMTITLKNIPDDIYNSLKSAAEAHHRSLNSEVIACLERVLLPARIGNEAHLAQARQIRDELKGRKFKSADIRKATGQGRP; this is encoded by the coding sequence ATGGCCATGACCATAACCCTGAAGAACATACCTGACGATATCTACAACAGCCTGAAGAGTGCTGCGGAAGCTCATCATCGCAGCCTCAACAGCGAGGTTATCGCCTGCCTGGAACGGGTACTGCTGCCAGCAAGAATCGGCAATGAAGCGCACCTCGCACAGGCGCGCCAGATCCGGGATGAACTCAAGGGCAGGAAGTTCAAGTCTGCCGACATCAGAAAGGCAACCGGACAGGGGCGCCCGTGA
- a CDS encoding prolipoprotein diacylglyceryl transferase: MLSYPHFDPIAFRIPLEFNLPWGTHFGPLAVRWYGITYLVGFLGAWILARRRAQRADSPVTPLQVDDLIFYAACGVILGGRIGYMLFYGFDQILDNPLNILRIWEGGMSFHGGFIGVLVAMWLYARKLDCRFFRLTDFIAPLVPIGLGAGRIGNFINGELWGAPTTVPWALIVDGQARHASQLYEAGLEGLALFLILWIWSARPRPLMSVSALFLLGYGLFRFGIEFIRLPDAHIGYLAFGWLTMGQVLSLPMVLAGLVMLMLALRGPDTAVR, encoded by the coding sequence ATGCTCAGTTACCCTCACTTCGATCCGATCGCGTTCCGGATTCCCCTCGAATTCAACCTGCCCTGGGGCACGCACTTCGGCCCGCTGGCCGTGCGCTGGTATGGCATCACCTACCTGGTCGGCTTTCTCGGCGCCTGGATCCTGGCGCGCCGCCGGGCGCAGCGCGCGGATTCTCCGGTCACCCCGCTGCAGGTCGATGACCTGATCTTTTACGCCGCCTGCGGCGTGATTCTCGGTGGCCGGATCGGTTACATGCTGTTCTACGGTTTCGACCAGATCCTCGATAACCCGCTCAACATCCTGCGCATCTGGGAAGGCGGCATGTCCTTCCACGGCGGCTTCATCGGCGTGCTGGTCGCCATGTGGCTGTATGCACGCAAGCTCGATTGCCGTTTCTTCCGGCTCACCGATTTCATCGCGCCGCTGGTGCCGATCGGGCTCGGTGCGGGCCGTATCGGCAACTTCATCAACGGTGAACTCTGGGGCGCACCGACGACGGTGCCCTGGGCGCTGATCGTGGACGGTCAGGCGCGCCATGCCTCGCAGCTCTATGAGGCAGGGCTGGAAGGCCTGGCGCTGTTCCTGATCCTGTGGATCTGGTCGGCGCGGCCCCGGCCGCTGATGTCGGTGTCGGCGCTGTTCCTGCTCGGCTACGGGTTATTCCGGTTCGGCATTGAGTTCATCCGTCTGCCCGACGCACACATCGGCTATCTGGCCTTTGGCTGGCTGACCATGGGCCAGGTGCTTTCGTTGCCGATGGTGCTGGCCGGGCTCGTCATGCTGATGCTGGCCCTGCGCGGGCCGGACACGGCAGTGCGCTGA
- a CDS encoding GntR family transcriptional regulator, with the protein MRQTAARRKLGSGERTVTPLYHQVYLALRQKILNGECDPKIALPGEHQLAAQYGVSRVTVRRTLEALELEGLVNRRRGVGTFPVAQAAERQERYNIGGLTDEAARQAGETRATTISIAVIATPTEVAAHFGPGHKEITRIVRRRTAGREPYTVMSAYLPQPVAAMLGTEALQSDSLPMALEQAGITLMRAEHMITATVADDLSATQLQVPVGAPLIAMRTLFSDANEAPVALIEALFRPDRYEYRTTLLRRGSGKERRWQAAY; encoded by the coding sequence ATGAGACAAACTGCCGCACGGCGCAAGCTCGGCTCGGGCGAGCGCACCGTGACACCGCTCTACCACCAGGTGTACCTGGCGCTGCGACAGAAGATTCTCAACGGTGAGTGCGATCCGAAAATCGCCCTGCCCGGCGAGCATCAGCTGGCGGCCCAGTATGGCGTGTCACGCGTCACCGTCCGGCGCACGCTGGAGGCCCTGGAGCTGGAAGGACTTGTGAACCGGCGGCGCGGTGTGGGTACCTTTCCCGTCGCGCAGGCGGCCGAGCGACAGGAACGCTACAACATCGGCGGCCTCACGGACGAGGCGGCGAGGCAGGCCGGCGAAACGCGGGCGACGACGATTTCCATAGCGGTCATCGCCACGCCGACGGAAGTTGCCGCGCACTTCGGGCCCGGTCACAAGGAAATCACACGCATCGTGCGGCGGCGCACCGCCGGTCGCGAGCCCTATACGGTGATGAGTGCCTATCTGCCACAACCGGTCGCCGCCATGCTCGGTACCGAGGCGCTGCAATCGGACTCGCTGCCCATGGCGCTGGAGCAGGCGGGCATCACGCTGATGCGCGCCGAACACATGATCACCGCGACGGTGGCCGACGACCTCAGCGCCACGCAGTTGCAGGTTCCCGTCGGCGCGCCCCTGATTGCGATGCGCACCCTGTTCAGCGATGCAAACGAAGCCCCGGTGGCGCTGATCGAAGCCCTGTTCCGGCCAGACCGCTACGAATACCGCACCACGCTCCTGCGCCGGGGCAGCGGCAAGGAGCGGCGCTGGCAGGCGGCTTACTGA
- a CDS encoding type II toxin-antitoxin system VapC family toxin, with translation MAYLLDTDTCIYLLTGNQPTYQQNILARLDALPRNERPVISTITLSELRFGIHKSRWRKANQTLLEKFLLDFNVHAYSADATVFYGELRTDLEKRGQPIGPMDMMIAAHALSLDATLVTHNTREFARVKGLRIADWAD, from the coding sequence ATGGCCTACCTGCTGGACACCGATACCTGCATCTATCTGCTTACCGGTAATCAGCCCACATATCAGCAAAATATTCTCGCCAGGCTGGATGCATTGCCACGCAATGAGCGTCCGGTGATTTCCACCATCACTTTGTCTGAACTGCGATTCGGCATACACAAAAGCCGCTGGCGTAAAGCCAATCAGACCTTACTGGAGAAGTTTCTCCTGGATTTCAACGTACATGCGTATAGCGCAGATGCGACTGTTTTTTACGGCGAATTGCGCACCGATCTGGAAAAACGCGGACAACCCATTGGCCCCATGGACATGATGATCGCCGCCCACGCGCTGTCACTGGATGCAACACTGGTGACCCACAATACCCGGGAATTTGCCAGGGTAAAGGGGCTGCGGATTGCGGATTGGGCGGATTGA
- a CDS encoding thymidylate synthase, with protein sequence MQQYLDMMRHVREHGVRKDDRTGTGTLSVFGYQMRFDLAAGFPMVTTKKLHLRSIIHELLWFLQGDTNIAYLRENGVGIWDEWADEHGDLGPVYGAQWRSWPAPDGSHIDQISQVLGELRSNPDSRRLIVSAWNVAELPKMALAPCHALFQFWVAEGRLSCQLYQRSADIFLGVPFNIASYALLTCLVAEQTGLQPGEFIWTGGDCHLYLNHLEQADEQLRRTPLPLPRLVLKRKPDTLFDYRYEDIGIEDYACHPHIKAPVAV encoded by the coding sequence CTGCAGCAGTATCTGGACATGATGCGCCATGTGCGCGAGCACGGTGTGCGCAAGGACGACCGCACCGGCACCGGTACGCTGTCGGTGTTCGGATACCAGATGCGTTTCGACCTGGCGGCCGGCTTCCCGATGGTCACGACCAAGAAACTGCATCTGCGCTCGATCATTCACGAACTGCTGTGGTTTCTGCAGGGCGATACCAACATCGCGTACCTGCGCGAAAACGGCGTGGGTATCTGGGATGAGTGGGCTGACGAGCACGGCGATCTCGGCCCGGTGTACGGCGCACAGTGGCGTTCCTGGCCGGCACCCGACGGCAGCCATATCGACCAGATCAGCCAGGTACTCGGCGAGCTGCGCAGCAATCCGGATTCGCGGCGGCTGATCGTCAGCGCCTGGAATGTCGCGGAATTGCCGAAGATGGCGCTGGCGCCCTGCCATGCGCTGTTCCAGTTCTGGGTGGCGGAGGGCCGCTTGTCCTGCCAGCTCTATCAGCGCAGCGCGGATATCTTCCTCGGCGTGCCCTTCAACATCGCCTCATATGCACTGCTGACCTGTCTGGTCGCGGAACAAACCGGATTGCAGCCCGGCGAGTTCATCTGGACCGGCGGTGACTGCCATCTCTACCTGAATCATCTGGAACAGGCGGATGAGCAGCTCCGTCGCACGCCACTGCCGCTGCCGCGTCTGGTGCTGAAGCGCAAACCCGACACGCTGTTCGATTATCGCTACGAGGATATCGGGATCGAGGACTACGCCTGCCACCCGCATATCAAGGCGCCCGTCGCCGTCTGA